In one Conger conger chromosome 5, fConCon1.1, whole genome shotgun sequence genomic region, the following are encoded:
- the LOC133128149 gene encoding opsin-5-like — MGDPMDDRYSSKLSPAVDYAAGAFLFLVALLTLLGNMLVLITAFKRRSQIKPAELLSVNLALTDLGAALSMYPMAIAASWSHGWVGGPPACRYYGMMGFLFGVASIATLTAMAGVRFIVCLSVQSPKEKLSLRGVWVLVACTWLYGLLWALLPLLGWGRYGPEPFGTSCSLAWGDLGDASGAFVFVMFSLVLVLPAAVIIACYSGLVLRLHRAYKTVHSRRLPSVIKTQRKLVLIAVLVSAGFLGSWAPYAAVSLWSVLQATPVPPSLALLPCLLAKSSTVVNPLVYYLFSHTFRRAVRNLPWTCWPADTLGGAEASPPRTPPQEQNRGAERLELHSRADTEPAQADIHANMHT, encoded by the exons ATGGGAGACCCCATGGATGACCGCTATTCCTCCAAACTGTCCCCGGCCGTGGACTACGCAGCCGGTGCGTTCCTATTTCTTGTGG CCCTGCTGACGTTGCTGGGCAACATGCTGGTTCTGATCACGGCGTTTAAGCGGAGGAGCCAGATCAAGCCGGCGGAGCTGCTGAGTGTGAACCTGGCGCTGACGGACCTGGGCGCGGCACTCAGCATGTACCCCATGGCCATCGCTGCCTCCTGGAGCCATGGCTGGGTGGGGGGGCCGCCCGCCTGCCGGTACTACGGCATGATGGGATTCCTCTTCGGCGTGGCCAGCATCGCCACCCTCACTGCCATGGCAGGGGTGCGCTTCATCGTGTGCCTGAGCGTGCAGTCTCCCA AAGAGAAGCTCAGTCTGCGGGGCGTGTGGGTGCTGGTGGCGTGCACCTGGCTGTATGGCCTGCTCTGGGcactgctccccctgctgggcTGGGGCCGCTACGGGCCGGAGCCGTTCGGGACGTCCTGCAGCCTGGCGTGGGGGGACCTGGGCGACGCGAGCGGGGCCTTCGTCTTCGTCATGTTCTCTCTGGTGCTGGTGCTCCCCGCCGCCGTCATCATCGCCTGCTACTCGGGCCTGGTGCTCAGGCTGCACCGGGCCTATAAAACCGTCCACAGCCGTCGCCTGCCCAGCGTCATCAAGACCCAGCGCAAGCTCGTGCTG ATTGCGGTCCTCGTGAGCGCAGGGTTCCTCGGTAGCTGGGCTCCGTACGCTGCGGTCAGTCTTTGGTCCGTGCTGCAGGCCACGCCCGTTCCCCCCAGCCTGGCGCTGCTGCCCTGCCTGCTTGCCAAGTCATCCACCGTCGTCAACCCGCTGGTGTACTACCTGTTCAGCCACACCTTCCGCCGAGCGGTGCGCAACCTGCCCTGGACCTGCTGGCCGGCCGACACCCTGGGGGGGGCAGAGGCCagccccccccgcacccccccccaggagcagaacagaggagcagaacGCCTGGAGTTACACAGCAGAGCGGACACTGAGCCGGCACAGGCAGATATACACGCCAACATGCATACGTGA